In Streptomyces sp. NBC_00341, the DNA window CGAGCGGTGACCGATGGAGTGGCCGGAACCGGTCGGGTCGGACCGCCTCCGTCCGTCACCTCGACCGTCAGCCCGCCTGTTCGGTCGACGTGCCAGGCGGCGCGCACGTCGCCCTCCCCCACGTCGCTGTGCCGGCCCAGCGGCCTGCCGTGACGGCAGGCGTTGCTGAGCAGTTCGGAAAGGATCAATACAGCATCGTCGACGACCGAATCCGGCACCCCGCGACTGCGCAACTGCTCACGCATCCGGCGCCGTGCCTGACCCACGCCCGCAGGGCCATGGGGTACGGCCATGCTCGACGACGTGGGCACTTCCTGTGCCACCACCAACGCCACCCCCGAGACCTCCTTTGCCCCACGCCACGGTGTGGATGCCCCCCTGGGCTGGGCCGGAAACCGGCCAGTGGTCTGACAGTGACGCACTCGCAACGATCGAGTACAGCCCGAATGCGCCGGTGTACTCCCCGTCACTGATATGAAGAGCGGCCCAACTGGGAGAGGACCTGCTTCGGGCGGTTCGTGATGATCGCCTCCACGCCGAGGCGGACGCACAGGTCGACGTCCTCCGGTTCGTTGACCGTCCAGACGTGGGCCCGGTGGCCCGCGCGGTGCAGGCGGTCGATGTAGCCCGGGTGGCTGCGCACGATCCGCATCCCGGGACCGGCGATCCGGGCGCCGGCCGGCAGCCGACCGTCCCGCAGCCGGGGCGAGACGAACTGCATCAGGTAGACGGTGGGCAGATCCGGTGAGGCGTCCTGGATGCGGTGCAGGGAGCGGGCGGAAAAGCTCATGACGCGGACCGGCGAGGGGCCCTCGGCCGGCGGTGCGTCGAGCTCGAAGCGCTTCAGCAGATGCAGCAGCCGCTCCTCGACCTGGCCCGCCCAGCGGGTCGGGTGCTTGGTTTCGATGGCGAGCTGGAGCGGACGCCCGGCGGCTCGCGTCTCGACGAGCAGTTCGAGCAGCCGTTCCAGGGTGAGTACGGAGGTGAGCTCGCCCGGCACCGGGTCCCAGTCGGGGGACTCCGTCTCTTCCCGGTCCTTCCACGAGCCGAAGTCGAGCGCGGCGAGCTCGGAGAGCTCCAGGGCCGAGACCGCCCCGCGGCCGTTGGACGTACGGTTCACCCGGCGGTCGTGCACGCATACGAGGTGGCCGTCGGCGGTGAGCCGTACGTCGCACTCCAGGGCGTCGGCGCCGTCCTCGATCGCCTTCCGGTACGCGGCCAGGGTGTGCTCGGGGGCGTCGTCGGACGCGCCTCGGTGTGCGATGACCTGGATGGGATGCTGCGTGGTGTGCTGCTGCCGTGCTTGGGTCACCGCGTCATGGTGTCACCGGGGGGCCCGGGTGCGCGAACCTTGCGAAATGAGGTCGTTTTGTCCGGTGTAAAGGCCCGTGCGCGGATGCACAGGTCCTGCTTACAGTGGTCTGACGTGCTGTGGGAAAAGCTGACTCCAGACACGTACACAGCGGATCTCTTGCCGAACGATGATGTGGAACCGAGGAGTATAGAGCTGTGAGCACAGAGAACGAGGGCAACGAGGGCAACGCGGCCGAGGCCGCCCCGTCCGTTCCGTCCGCACCTCCAGTGCCGGCCGATGCTCCCCAGGGGCCTCCTGGAAGCACGCCCCCGGCCCCTGCGCAGCCGGACGTGACCGCCGCGCAGCCGCAGGTCCCGCCGGCGCACGACCCGGCGACCACGCCCATGGCCCAGGTCCCCCCGGCGCCGCAGCCCCACACGCCTCCTCCCGTACCGCAGTCGGCGGCGGATGCCGGCTGGCCCCCGCCTCCGCCCGCGGTCCCCGCGTACGCCCACGGCGCGCACGGCGGCCACGGCGCGCACGGCGGTGGCCCGGTGTGGGGCCCGCCCGGCCAGCTGCAGACGCCCGACGCACCCCGCAAGCGGGGTGCGGGCGGTCTGGTGGCCGCGGCGGTCGTGGCAGCGCTCGTGGCGGGCGGCGTCGGCGGCGCCCTCGGCTACTGGGCCGCGGACAGCAACGACAGTTCCGGCTCATCCGGTTCGACCACCGTCGCGGCGTCGGCCAACCCGCAGGACCTCAAGCGCGACCCGGGCACGGTCGCCGGCGTGGCGGCCAAGGCGCTGCCGAGCGTGGTCACCATCGACGCGCAGGGCGGCGACGGAGAGGGCGGCACGGGCACGGGCTTCGTGTACGACAAGGAGGGCCACATCCTCACGAACAACCACGTGGTGGCCTCCGCGGCGGACAACGGCCAGCTCACGGCGACGTTCTCGAACGGCAAGAAGTACGGTGCCGAGGTGGTCGGCCGGGCCGAGGGCTACGACGTCGCGGTCCTGAAGCTGAAGGACCCGCCGAAGGGACTCACCCCGCTGCCGCTGGGCAACTCGGAACAGGTGGCGGTGGGCGATTCGACGATCGCGATCGGTGCCCCGTTCGGCCTGTCCAACACGGTCACCACGGGCATCATCAGCGCGAAGAACCGCCCGGTCGCCTCCGGTGACGGCTCCGGCGGCAGCAACTCGTACATGAGCGCCCTGCAGACCGACGCCTCGATCAACCCGGGCAACTCCGGCGGCCCGCTGCTGAGCGCCGGTGGCGCGGTCATCGGGATCAACTCGGCGATCCAGTCGACCGGCAGCAGCACCGGCCAGAGCCAGGCGGGCTCCATCGGCCTCGGCTTCGCGATCCCGATCAACCAGGCGAAGAACGTCGCCGAGCAGCTGATCAGGACCGGCCAGCCGGTCTACCCGGTCATCGGAGCCACGGTGACCATGGACGAGAAGACCGGCGGCGCGGTCATCTCGGACCAGGGCGCGAGCGGCACGGAAGCGGTGACGAAGGGCGGCCCCGCGGCCCAGGCGGGCCTGAAGCCGGGTGACGTCATCACGAAGTTCAACGACACCGTGGTCGACAGCGGCCCGACCCTGATCGGTGAGATCTGGACCCACAAGCCGGGCGACAAGGTCACGCTGACGTACAAGCGCGACGGCAAGACGTCGACCGCCGAAGTCACCCTGGGCGAGCGCAAGGGCGACAGCTGACCGGCTAGGCTGTCCTCGCGTCGAAGCGGGCCGTTGCCCGTCGGCGCGAGGTGGGTTGCCCGAGCGGCCTAAGGGAACGGTCTTGAAAACCGTCGTGGCAGCGATGTCACCGTGGGTTCAAATCCCACACCCACCGCAGGTGTGAGGCCTCTGACCAGTACATATGGTCGGGGGCCTCTGCCATGCCCGTTCCCCGCCGGGCACCGCTGTTCCCCCTAGTTTCCCGGTCCATCGGGCACGGAAGGGGCACGCGGGGGGCACGGTTGGGCGCTGCTTTTTGCTGCTGCTGGGGGTCGGCCGGTCAGCGGCTGATGGGGATCTCGTAGACGATCTCGCAGTGCGCTGCGGGCACCACGATGTCCGCTGTCTCCACGGGGCGGCCTTGGTCGCTGTAGTACGTCCGCCGGATGTGCGTCACGAGTGCGGCCTTCTGGATGCCGAGTAGCGACGCCTCCTCGGCGGTCGCCTGCCGCGGCTCCGGCTGCTCCACCGCATGGCTGACGGTCACTCCGATCACAACCATGCGGTTTACGACACCTGCCCCGGCGTGCGGCCCTCCCTCGGGGAGGACGACGAGTGTGCCGGCGGTGAGGTCGTAGGGCTCCCAACTCCTCGACAACTGCACCGGCCTGCCGTCCGCCAGGAACTCGTACGTCGTCCGCACGCACAACTCGCCCTCGGCGATCCCCAGCCGCGCGGCGATCTCGGTCGGGGCCGGTACCTTCGCCTCGGTCCGGCTCTCCCAGTCGCTCTGCCTGCCGAGAGCCTTCATGTCCTGGCGGAACGGGGAGCCGCTGGGCTGCTCGCGTGCGGACGAGCGCACGACTCGAACCCGCTGCCGGACTTCGGCGACGTAGGTGCCCGACCCGGCTCGGCCCTCCAGCACTCCCTGGGAGATCAGCAACTCCTGCGCCCGGCGCACCACGTTGTCGCCCACGCCGTACTCCTGGCCGATCTGCGCGCGGGAGGGGAGGCGGTCGCCCGGTTCCCAGACGTGCTCCGCGATGCGCTGCCGGAGTTCGTCGGCGATGCGGAGATACGGCGGTTGCTCAGACATATAGAAAATCTAGTCCACTAGCTCTAATCTAGTTAACTAGCTTCACTGAAAGTGATTGTTTGTGACGGAGGCTGCCCTGTGTCCGCTTCGGGAGTGAGTGCGGCGGCCATCGTCGCCCGGCTGTCCGCCGCCGGGCTCCCCACGCGCGTGGAGGAGCACAACCGGTTCACGACGGTCGAGGCGGAAGTGCCGGAAACGCTCTCCGCCGAGTCATGGCGGGAGGTCCTGGACGTGGTGGCCGATGCCGATCGATTCGGGCTCCTGGCCACCAGCTTGAACGGCCGCACCTTATGGGCGGTCGTACGCAAAACGGTCCCCACGACAGGCGACGTCGGGGGACCGGGCTATCAGCGATAGGAGCTGAACAGCATGCTCAACCGTATCCGCCGTGCCGCCTCGCTCACCAGAGAGCGGTACTTCCCCAAGGGCCAGCACCGCCGCCCCTTAACGCCCGCCCGGCCGCTGGCCGCCCCCACCTCCGCCGCGCTGGCTGACGCGTCGACCGTCGCTATGGGCCAGGCTTCGGCTGGCGCGGTCCACCCTCCCTCGCTGAGAGGTGAGGACGTCGCGCTTGTCCGTCCGTACCTGGTGGCGTGGGAAGCGCGTGTACGGACGCGAGCGGTGGTCGTCGCGCCTCGTCTGCCGGCCGATGCCTGGTCGGCCCTCGCGGGGGTTCGTTGATGCCCTCTCGTCGACAGCCGCGCGGTGCGGACACCACTTCCGTCCCCTACCGCTCGATCGCATGCCGGATCGGCACGCACTCCTCCTGCGTTGAGTCCTCCCCGTTCTTGGCGCCGGTCGACGTCCCGGTGACCTACGAGGCGTGCGACTGCCCGTGCCACACGACGCCCGATCGATCCGCGCCTGTGGAGGTGACGCGGTGAGGCCTCAAGTCCCCGTCCGTGCGCTGGTATCCCACATCGAGGTCACCGCGG includes these proteins:
- a CDS encoding ATP-binding protein, yielding MALVVAQEVPTSSSMAVPHGPAGVGQARRRMREQLRSRGVPDSVVDDAVLILSELLSNACRHGRPLGRHSDVGEGDVRAAWHVDRTGGLTVEVTDGGGPTRPVPATPSVTARGGRGLNIISALAEKWGVRDDSSGEVTVWVLVDEGPKLPGGRTGGRGNERGNGRATGTTGPADAIGPADAIGVPIPVVPGLDGLDLADAFDDAG
- a CDS encoding glycerophosphodiester phosphodiesterase yields the protein MTQARQQHTTQHPIQVIAHRGASDDAPEHTLAAYRKAIEDGADALECDVRLTADGHLVCVHDRRVNRTSNGRGAVSALELSELAALDFGSWKDREETESPDWDPVPGELTSVLTLERLLELLVETRAAGRPLQLAIETKHPTRWAGQVEERLLHLLKRFELDAPPAEGPSPVRVMSFSARSLHRIQDASPDLPTVYLMQFVSPRLRDGRLPAGARIAGPGMRIVRSHPGYIDRLHRAGHRAHVWTVNEPEDVDLCVRLGVEAIITNRPKQVLSQLGRSSYQ
- a CDS encoding S1C family serine protease, whose protein sequence is MSTENEGNEGNAAEAAPSVPSAPPVPADAPQGPPGSTPPAPAQPDVTAAQPQVPPAHDPATTPMAQVPPAPQPHTPPPVPQSAADAGWPPPPPAVPAYAHGAHGGHGAHGGGPVWGPPGQLQTPDAPRKRGAGGLVAAAVVAALVAGGVGGALGYWAADSNDSSGSSGSTTVAASANPQDLKRDPGTVAGVAAKALPSVVTIDAQGGDGEGGTGTGFVYDKEGHILTNNHVVASAADNGQLTATFSNGKKYGAEVVGRAEGYDVAVLKLKDPPKGLTPLPLGNSEQVAVGDSTIAIGAPFGLSNTVTTGIISAKNRPVASGDGSGGSNSYMSALQTDASINPGNSGGPLLSAGGAVIGINSAIQSTGSSTGQSQAGSIGLGFAIPINQAKNVAEQLIRTGQPVYPVIGATVTMDEKTGGAVISDQGASGTEAVTKGGPAAQAGLKPGDVITKFNDTVVDSGPTLIGEIWTHKPGDKVTLTYKRDGKTSTAEVTLGERKGDS
- a CDS encoding GntR family transcriptional regulator, with the translated sequence MSEQPPYLRIADELRQRIAEHVWEPGDRLPSRAQIGQEYGVGDNVVRRAQELLISQGVLEGRAGSGTYVAEVRQRVRVVRSSAREQPSGSPFRQDMKALGRQSDWESRTEAKVPAPTEIAARLGIAEGELCVRTTYEFLADGRPVQLSRSWEPYDLTAGTLVVLPEGGPHAGAGVVNRMVVIGVTVSHAVEQPEPRQATAEEASLLGIQKAALVTHIRRTYYSDQGRPVETADIVVPAAHCEIVYEIPISR